Proteins encoded by one window of Methanothermobacter sp. K4:
- a CDS encoding CTP-dependent riboflavin kinase, with amino-acid sequence MIITGRVSSGFGEGAYFMTRDVYLEQFRKKLGFEPFPGTLNIETGDPEIVGELRLRADKIHGGGGFGDVLYVRAVLNDEVDGAILFPVKTHHRDVCLEFVAPVNLRKTLKLRDGDTVSLKIMDDESPD; translated from the coding sequence ATGATCATAACAGGAAGGGTCAGTTCAGGTTTCGGTGAGGGCGCATACTTCATGACAAGGGACGTCTACCTTGAACAGTTCAGGAAGAAACTGGGTTTCGAGCCATTCCCCGGCACCCTCAACATAGAAACCGGTGACCCTGAAATCGTCGGAGAACTTCGCCTTAGGGCTGATAAAATACATGGTGGGGGCGGTTTCGGGGATGTGCTCTATGTTAGGGCCGTGCTGAACGATGAGGTTGATGGCGCCATTCTGTTCCCTGTTAAAACCCATCACAGGGACGTGTGCCTTGAATTTGTTGCACCGGTGAACCTCAGAAAAACCCTTAAATTAAGAGATGGAGATACTGTTAGCCTAAAGATAATGGATGATGAGTCACCAGATTAA
- the ribB gene encoding 3,4-dihydroxy-2-butanone-4-phosphate synthase: MIQEALKALRKGEMVLVFDADNRERETDMIVAAEKTTPDHIRVMRNDAGGLICVPVSWENSESLGIPYMTDIMNEASGRYPVLSRLSPHDIPYDEKSAFSITVNHRRTFTGITDNDRALTIRELAELCKNKKHHEFGDLFRSPGHVTLLRAADGHVTRRRGHTEMSIALMEMAGLEGVAVCCEMMDDRTGNALSTDDAMKYAEEHDLIFMSGADLIESYMEFRS, encoded by the coding sequence ATGATTCAGGAAGCCCTTAAAGCACTCAGAAAGGGAGAAATGGTCCTTGTATTCGACGCGGACAACCGTGAACGGGAAACAGATATGATTGTTGCTGCCGAAAAAACAACCCCTGATCACATCAGGGTCATGAGGAACGATGCAGGTGGCCTCATATGTGTACCTGTATCCTGGGAGAACTCAGAAAGTCTCGGTATACCCTACATGACCGATATAATGAATGAGGCCTCAGGCCGCTACCCGGTACTCAGCAGACTCTCACCCCATGATATACCCTACGATGAAAAGTCGGCGTTCTCCATAACAGTGAACCACCGGAGGACATTTACAGGAATAACCGACAATGACAGGGCCCTGACCATAAGGGAGCTTGCAGAGCTCTGTAAAAACAAAAAACACCATGAGTTCGGGGATCTTTTCCGATCACCTGGCCATGTCACCCTCCTGAGGGCCGCTGATGGCCATGTGACCAGGAGGAGGGGCCACACCGAGATGAGCATAGCACTCATGGAGATGGCAGGACTTGAGGGAGTTGCGGTCTGCTGTGAGATGATGGATGACAGGACCGGTAATGCGCTTTCAACGGATGACGCCATGAAATATGCGGAGGAACACGACCTCATATTCATGAGCGGAGCAGACCTCATTGAATCATACATGGAATTCAGATCTTAG
- a CDS encoding ATPase domain-containing protein, translated as MDRLKIGISGLDDTIGGFPMGRSVLITGEPGCGKTIFGLRFAISSCMEGYNTVYITAEEDANDLHIQANSFGWNTQELEERGLLNFIELTGIRAGITEAELSMDMDPMKGNFTKIIHDIPPEAEVVVIDSLGGYTAKLTAYEFRNQFDLLVYELKQRGITSVIILDSATSKEFNELALFSVYGAIKLGRRENPYTGRRERIMDIVKMRSTKTPLQFLTYEIGGEEGITITEGEEIPEEDLEI; from the coding sequence ATGGATAGGCTGAAGATAGGAATCAGTGGACTTGATGACACAATAGGCGGCTTCCCCATGGGCAGATCCGTCCTTATAACCGGGGAACCCGGATGTGGGAAGACAATCTTTGGATTGCGTTTTGCAATAAGTAGCTGCATGGAGGGATACAACACGGTCTATATCACAGCCGAGGAGGACGCCAATGACCTCCACATCCAGGCAAACTCCTTTGGCTGGAATACCCAGGAACTTGAGGAGAGGGGACTCCTCAACTTCATTGAACTGACCGGTATAAGGGCCGGGATAACAGAGGCCGAGCTCAGCATGGACATGGACCCAATGAAGGGCAACTTCACCAAGATAATACACGACATCCCCCCTGAGGCTGAGGTGGTTGTGATAGACAGTCTCGGGGGCTACACAGCCAAGTTAACAGCATATGAGTTCAGGAACCAGTTTGACCTCCTGGTATATGAGCTCAAGCAGAGGGGGATAACCTCTGTCATCATACTTGACAGCGCAACCTCCAAGGAATTCAATGAACTTGCCCTCTTCTCGGTCTATGGTGCCATAAAGCTCGGCAGGAGGGAGAACCCCTACACAGGTCGAAGGGAGCGTATAATGGACATAGTTAAGATGAGAAGCACCAAGACACCCCTACAGTTCCTCACCTATGAGATAGGCGGAGAGGAGGGTATAACAATAACAGAGGGGGAGGAGATCCCTGAGGAGGATCTTGAAATTTAA
- a CDS encoding AAA family ATPase has translation MRIGLAYLRGSVPAFEDFGFLPTDLVKENGLVNGERAHRVLDGIIIPGGSIVESGSLSADLGSEIGRMAAEGKFVLGICSGFQALAERTDIGRKSPCPIYREGLGLLNVSFHPMISNDRVEALVTGESFLTAGLTGERVTGFHCHTYGEIRGDAPEIMRSIIRRADYRDRRLEVTSGVCSDDGNVAGTMVHGALDENPALVENILEFLGAGEDARERIMEKNRELRKTLRSEIGVGTGINVEERGSETRNTPPAIMIASTGSDAGKTFIVTGLAGALRKRGLRVGVMKVGPDVRDIVPALYLIKEPMEKHSSIRIGHLGWMDLEDALKSVRGRYDIILIEGVMSILTGLLNETVPYSGAEIALAAGIPVIMVAGCSRGGVESAAVDLDAHISVLERLGVEVPHAILNRVYDMDIFERASGGRYLPLPRVKMSRRGGTPEVEIKLEDFCMRAMEAVEENLDVDLLISKAAEPEFRGYTDLEEIMRRFRKN, from the coding sequence ATGAGGATTGGACTTGCATATCTGAGGGGCTCTGTGCCGGCCTTTGAGGATTTTGGATTTCTACCCACCGACCTGGTTAAGGAGAATGGCCTCGTGAATGGTGAGAGGGCCCACAGGGTCCTGGATGGCATCATAATACCCGGTGGGAGCATAGTTGAGTCAGGGAGTCTATCAGCGGACCTTGGATCAGAGATAGGGAGGATGGCTGCTGAGGGGAAATTTGTCCTTGGCATCTGCTCAGGGTTCCAGGCACTGGCAGAGAGGACGGATATAGGGAGAAAATCGCCGTGCCCCATATACAGGGAGGGTCTGGGGCTCCTGAATGTATCATTCCACCCAATGATAAGTAACGACCGTGTGGAGGCCCTTGTCACCGGGGAGTCATTCCTCACCGCAGGTTTGACCGGTGAGAGGGTAACCGGTTTTCACTGCCACACCTACGGTGAGATAAGGGGGGATGCACCTGAGATAATGCGCTCAATAATAAGGAGGGCCGATTACAGGGACAGGAGACTTGAGGTAACCTCGGGTGTCTGCAGTGATGATGGAAACGTCGCAGGTACCATGGTCCACGGGGCACTGGATGAGAACCCCGCCCTTGTGGAGAACATACTGGAGTTTCTGGGCGCCGGTGAGGATGCAAGGGAGAGGATAATGGAGAAGAACCGGGAACTCAGAAAAACCCTGAGGTCAGAGATAGGTGTGGGAACAGGTATAAACGTTGAGGAAAGAGGAAGCGAGACCAGGAATACCCCGCCAGCAATCATGATAGCATCCACGGGCTCGGATGCAGGGAAGACCTTCATAGTCACCGGCCTTGCAGGGGCCCTCAGGAAGAGGGGTCTCAGGGTGGGGGTCATGAAGGTGGGCCCTGATGTCAGGGACATAGTACCGGCCCTCTACCTCATAAAGGAGCCAATGGAGAAACACTCCTCCATAAGGATAGGGCACCTTGGCTGGATGGACCTTGAGGATGCCCTGAAATCGGTGAGGGGAAGGTATGATATAATACTGATCGAAGGTGTTATGAGCATATTAACAGGGCTCCTCAATGAAACCGTGCCCTACTCCGGGGCCGAAATTGCACTTGCAGCGGGAATACCGGTTATAATGGTGGCCGGCTGCAGCAGGGGCGGGGTGGAGTCTGCGGCTGTTGACCTGGACGCCCATATAAGTGTCCTTGAGAGGCTTGGGGTTGAGGTCCCCCATGCCATCCTCAACAGGGTCTATGACATGGATATATTCGAGAGGGCCTCAGGGGGGAGGTACCTTCCTTTGCCCCGGGTTAAGATGAGCAGGAGGGGCGGAACCCCCGAGGTTGAGATAAAACTTGAGGACTTCTGCATGAGGGCCATGGAGGCTGTTGAGGAGAACCTTGACGTGGATCTTCTCATATCTAAAGCAGCAGAACCAGAATTCAGGGGATACACTGACCTTGAGGAGATAATGAGAAGATTCAGGAAAAATTAG
- the gatA gene encoding Asp-tRNA(Asn)/Glu-tRNA(Gln) amidotransferase subunit GatA: MEIRDKVEMIKDHGMTASENLERFIRTIRAKNDDVNAFIEVREDEAFQKAEEIDSRIASGERTGKLAGLVVGVKSNINVEGFTVSAASRTLENYTGSYDATVIRRIKEEDGIIIGMTNMDEFAAGSSTETSFFGPTDNPSAPGRIPGGSSGGSAAAVAAGMCDIALGSDTGGSIRNPASHCGVMGFKPTYGLVSRQGLLDLAMSFDQIGPLAADVSGLQLTLEVISGHDPTDPTTIAEDRELGVDRELKDIRFGVVKQFLEVTDDSIDAAIQRKLDLIEDEGAEIVEVDFGYIDLCLPTYYLINYVEFFSATRKYDGRKYGHRIEDVCGPEVLRRIHMGSYISQKELSGKYYRRALQARSLIRREIEGLLKDVDIILGPTVPKLPHRLGEELEPMEMYAYDVLTVIANLAGIPAASMPAGDVNGVPVGLQLQAKPGDDGMILSAMRGIASL, translated from the coding sequence ATGGAAATCAGGGATAAGGTTGAAATGATTAAGGATCATGGCATGACCGCATCAGAGAACCTTGAAAGGTTCATCAGGACAATAAGGGCAAAAAATGATGATGTAAACGCATTTATAGAGGTCAGGGAGGATGAGGCCTTCCAGAAAGCTGAGGAGATAGACTCAAGGATAGCCTCAGGTGAAAGGACAGGTAAACTGGCGGGACTAGTCGTGGGGGTTAAGAGCAACATCAACGTGGAGGGCTTCACGGTATCCGCTGCATCCAGGACCCTTGAAAACTACACTGGCAGCTATGATGCAACCGTCATAAGGCGCATAAAGGAAGAGGACGGGATAATAATCGGCATGACCAATATGGATGAATTCGCAGCAGGGAGTTCAACGGAGACCTCATTCTTCGGCCCCACAGACAACCCCTCTGCACCTGGAAGGATACCCGGCGGTTCCAGTGGGGGAAGCGCAGCTGCCGTTGCAGCCGGGATGTGCGATATTGCACTGGGATCAGATACAGGGGGGTCCATAAGGAACCCTGCCTCTCACTGTGGGGTTATGGGGTTCAAGCCAACCTATGGGCTGGTTTCAAGGCAGGGACTCCTTGATCTTGCCATGAGCTTCGACCAGATAGGGCCCCTTGCAGCTGACGTATCCGGCCTTCAGCTGACCCTTGAGGTGATCTCAGGCCATGACCCCACCGACCCAACAACCATTGCAGAGGACCGGGAACTCGGCGTGGATCGGGAACTGAAGGATATTCGCTTCGGGGTCGTGAAGCAGTTCCTTGAGGTCACCGATGACTCAATAGATGCTGCCATCCAGAGGAAACTTGACCTGATAGAGGATGAGGGGGCTGAGATAGTGGAAGTTGATTTTGGCTACATCGACCTCTGCCTCCCAACCTATTACCTCATAAACTATGTTGAGTTCTTCTCAGCCACAAGAAAGTATGATGGCAGGAAGTATGGACACAGGATAGAGGACGTATGCGGCCCTGAGGTGCTCAGAAGGATACACATGGGTTCCTACATCAGCCAGAAGGAACTATCTGGTAAATACTACAGGAGGGCCCTCCAGGCAAGGTCACTCATAAGAAGGGAGATAGAGGGGCTCCTGAAGGACGTGGACATCATACTGGGCCCCACAGTCCCGAAACTCCCCCACAGGCTTGGAGAGGAACTTGAACCAATGGAGATGTATGCATACGATGTCCTCACAGTAATAGCCAACCTTGCAGGTATACCCGCTGCAAGCATGCCTGCAGGTGACGTTAATGGGGTTCCTGTGGGCCTGCAGCTCCAGGCAAAGCCAGGGGACGATGGAATGATACTCTCTGCAATGAGGGGTATAGCCTCCCTTTAG
- the ala gene encoding alanine dehydrogenase: protein MEKTIILKKSDVEGLLTMEDCLKAVENAFVQDALGRVQMPPKMYLFFREHNGDLRVMPSYLEELEMAGVKCVNVHPSNPREHSLPTVMAVIELVDPRTGFPLALMDGTHITDMRTGAAGGVSVKYLADREASTLGMVGAGRQAWTQLMAISRVADLEEAYVYCRTPSQREKFAKRASEIYDFRVNPARDIREAVKGMDVVVTATPSRKPLVKADWITPGTHICAMGADAPGKQELDPLILKRGRVFYDNWEQASHSGEINVPLSEGLITEEDLQGTIGDVITGKIEGRRSGEDITVFDSTGLSLQDVTTAWMVYERASESGQGLEVDLQG from the coding sequence ATGGAGAAAACCATTATACTCAAAAAAAGTGATGTTGAGGGTCTTCTGACCATGGAAGACTGCCTGAAGGCTGTTGAGAACGCATTTGTCCAGGATGCCCTTGGCCGCGTCCAGATGCCCCCCAAGATGTACCTATTCTTCAGGGAACACAATGGGGACCTCAGGGTGATGCCCTCCTACCTTGAGGAACTTGAAATGGCGGGTGTTAAGTGCGTGAATGTCCACCCCTCCAATCCCCGTGAACATTCCCTCCCTACTGTCATGGCTGTCATAGAGCTTGTCGATCCAAGGACCGGGTTCCCCCTTGCACTCATGGATGGAACCCACATAACCGATATGAGGACCGGGGCGGCCGGTGGGGTATCCGTGAAGTACCTTGCAGATCGGGAGGCATCAACACTTGGGATGGTGGGTGCCGGGAGACAGGCCTGGACACAGCTCATGGCCATCAGCAGGGTCGCGGACCTTGAGGAGGCCTACGTGTACTGCAGGACACCCTCCCAGCGAGAGAAATTCGCAAAGAGGGCCTCTGAGATCTATGATTTCAGGGTCAATCCTGCACGGGATATCAGGGAGGCTGTGAAGGGTATGGATGTGGTTGTAACGGCCACGCCATCAAGGAAGCCGCTGGTGAAGGCTGACTGGATAACGCCAGGGACCCACATATGTGCCATGGGGGCAGATGCCCCTGGAAAGCAGGAGCTGGACCCCCTCATACTCAAAAGGGGGAGGGTATTCTATGATAACTGGGAACAGGCATCCCACAGTGGAGAGATAAACGTACCCCTCAGTGAGGGGCTGATCACAGAGGAGGACCTTCAGGGAACAATAGGGGATGTGATAACAGGTAAAATTGAGGGTAGAAGATCAGGTGAGGATATAACAGTATTCGATTCAACCGGACTCTCACTGCAGGACGTTACAACCGCCTGGATGGTCTATGAGAGGGCCTCTGAGTCAGGGCAGGGCCTGGAGGTTGACCTGCAGGGCTGA
- a CDS encoding LysE family transporter gives MLSVILFTITSFIIGLSGAMAPGPLLTVTVSDSIQGGFRAGPLLVTGHILGEAILVVLIFMGMGYLLSSESASSFIGIAGGSVLIWTGIRGLRSGDETLGDIEAGGSVLRGAVISFSNPYFFIWWGAVGAALMYSGVELAGAAGLAGFLVGHWSSDLAWYSLVSFLSSRGSFDTSGKVYRAIMVVCNGFLIMVGAYFFVNALI, from the coding sequence ATGCTCAGTGTAATCCTATTTACCATAACATCCTTCATCATAGGCCTCTCAGGGGCAATGGCCCCTGGCCCCCTTCTCACCGTCACGGTCTCGGACTCCATTCAGGGGGGTTTCAGGGCAGGGCCCCTCCTTGTCACCGGCCACATCCTGGGTGAGGCCATCCTTGTTGTTCTGATATTCATGGGTATGGGCTACCTACTCTCATCAGAGTCCGCATCCTCATTCATTGGGATTGCAGGTGGCTCCGTCCTCATCTGGACCGGAATCAGGGGTCTTAGGTCTGGGGACGAAACATTGGGGGATATTGAAGCAGGTGGATCGGTCCTCAGGGGAGCAGTGATAAGTTTTTCCAACCCCTACTTCTTTATATGGTGGGGTGCCGTTGGGGCCGCCCTCATGTACAGTGGAGTTGAACTTGCAGGTGCTGCTGGACTTGCAGGTTTCCTGGTGGGTCACTGGTCATCCGACCTAGCCTGGTACAGCCTGGTATCTTTCCTATCATCCAGGGGATCATTTGATACATCTGGGAAGGTCTACAGGGCGATTATGGTGGTATGTAATGGGTTTCTGATTATGGTGGGAGCCTACTTTTTTGTTAATGCTTTAATTTGA
- a CDS encoding HAD family hydrolase translates to MKAAVFDNSGTLIRRYRALKNLKTGEICDRMNSLDIVDYRDRRALVVLQTDPATCIVNAKPDQTIHEFIKRNNIDFDVSYANTAVTSDEIMDILSGDPATVRDIQDTIDAVSRRDYNIQICSGSGFIVNVDRNMVDFTITAGGKLFPEVPEVVDELKERNIHIYIASGDRRGSLRELARIIRIPEENVFDTADTERKAEIIQELKRRYSRVMMVGNGLNDILALREADVGVLTLQQREPVPQRLIDAADHVVDNIREVLDIEF, encoded by the coding sequence ATGAAGGCGGCTGTTTTTGATAACTCAGGGACACTTATAAGAAGGTACAGGGCCCTTAAAAACCTGAAAACCGGTGAAATATGTGACAGGATGAATTCTCTTGATATTGTGGATTACAGGGACAGAAGGGCCCTCGTTGTGCTTCAGACTGACCCCGCAACATGTATAGTTAATGCAAAACCTGACCAGACCATCCATGAGTTCATAAAGAGGAATAATATAGATTTCGATGTCAGCTACGCCAACACAGCGGTTACCTCTGATGAGATCATGGATATCCTCAGTGGTGACCCTGCAACTGTCAGGGACATACAGGACACCATAGATGCCGTTTCCAGGAGGGACTACAACATACAGATATGCAGTGGATCCGGCTTCATAGTCAACGTTGACAGAAACATGGTTGACTTCACAATAACTGCAGGTGGAAAACTCTTCCCTGAGGTCCCTGAGGTTGTGGATGAACTCAAAGAGAGAAACATCCATATATACATTGCCTCGGGGGACCGCCGGGGGTCACTGAGGGAACTTGCAAGGATCATCAGGATACCTGAGGAAAACGTCTTTGACACCGCCGACACCGAGAGGAAGGCAGAGATAATCCAGGAGCTGAAGCGAAGGTACAGCAGGGTCATGATGGTGGGTAACGGCCTTAACGATATCCTTGCATTGAGGGAGGCTGACGTGGGGGTTCTGACACTCCAGCAGAGGGAACCTGTTCCTCAGAGGCTGATTGATGCTGCTGACCATGTTGTTGATAACATAAGGGAGGTTCTGGATATAGAATTCTAA
- a CDS encoding bifunctional UDP-sugar hydrolase/5'-nucleotidase yields MSELCIVQVNDTHGYLKSHPELFWEGRDIRYETLGGYHHIAGLVDEMREEGPTLLLDCGDTIHGTYHAVKSEGAALIPILNEMSFDAMTAHWEFAYGPRRFMEISEKLNHPVLAINCYHEGTERLAFRPYEIVERGDLQVGVVGIASNIVDKVMPPRFSEGLEFTLGRDELPYWIERLRDGERVDLVVVISHLGFPQECQLAADVDGIDVLLSAHTHNRLERPFIVNDTIIIQSGCHGSFIGRLDLEVDGGVRKFKHELVRVRGPSNEDVEEMVMRAADVDRDYLEATVGSTRTHLNRYTILESTMDNLLLRAIMDVGDSELAFSNGWRYGAPVPPGDIRVEDLWNMIPVNPPVSRVELLGREILEMMEENIELTFSRDPYRQMGGYLKRCLGLEIYFKIENPPGSRIQKIFVNGKPLEPDRTYSAVYVTSQGVPSRYGENHEEMDIRAVDALREYVEKNSPVDAQLDGRITPV; encoded by the coding sequence TTGAGTGAACTGTGCATTGTGCAGGTGAATGACACCCACGGATACCTCAAATCCCACCCGGAACTCTTCTGGGAGGGCAGAGACATAAGGTATGAGACCCTGGGGGGCTACCACCACATAGCAGGCCTTGTGGATGAGATGCGTGAAGAGGGACCCACACTACTCCTTGACTGTGGTGACACCATACACGGCACATACCATGCCGTGAAGAGCGAGGGTGCCGCCCTTATCCCTATCCTCAATGAAATGAGCTTTGATGCAATGACAGCCCACTGGGAGTTCGCTTATGGACCCAGAAGATTCATGGAAATATCTGAAAAACTGAATCACCCGGTTCTTGCAATAAACTGCTACCATGAGGGGACAGAACGCCTTGCTTTTAGACCATATGAGATAGTGGAGAGGGGTGACCTCCAGGTGGGTGTTGTGGGGATAGCATCCAATATAGTGGATAAGGTGATGCCCCCACGGTTCAGTGAGGGCCTTGAGTTCACCCTTGGACGTGATGAGCTCCCATACTGGATAGAGAGGCTCCGTGACGGGGAGAGGGTCGACCTCGTGGTGGTCATATCACATCTGGGGTTCCCCCAGGAGTGCCAGCTGGCGGCGGATGTTGATGGCATAGACGTGCTTCTGAGCGCCCACACCCACAACAGGCTTGAGAGGCCCTTCATTGTCAATGACACCATCATAATACAGTCAGGGTGCCACGGCTCATTCATTGGACGCCTTGACCTTGAGGTTGATGGTGGTGTCCGGAAATTCAAACACGAACTTGTAAGGGTCAGGGGGCCGTCAAATGAGGATGTTGAGGAGATGGTCATGAGGGCGGCTGATGTGGACAGGGACTACCTTGAGGCCACCGTGGGTTCAACCAGGACTCACCTCAACAGGTACACCATACTGGAGTCAACCATGGACAACCTTCTCCTCAGGGCAATAATGGATGTGGGTGACTCTGAACTTGCATTCTCCAATGGATGGCGCTACGGTGCCCCGGTACCCCCTGGGGATATCCGGGTTGAGGACCTCTGGAACATGATCCCTGTTAATCCCCCGGTATCCCGTGTTGAACTTCTGGGGAGGGAGATCCTGGAGATGATGGAGGAGAACATTGAGCTCACATTCTCCAGGGACCCCTACAGGCAGATGGGTGGCTACCTCAAGAGGTGCCTGGGCCTTGAGATCTACTTCAAGATAGAGAACCCTCCAGGTAGCAGGATACAGAAGATATTCGTGAATGGAAAGCCCCTTGAGCCGGATAGAACCTACAGTGCAGTTTATGTAACCAGTCAGGGTGTGCCATCACGGTACGGTGAGAACCACGAGGAGATGGACATAAGGGCCGTTGACGCGCTCAGGGAGTACGTTGAGAAGAACAGCCCGGTTGATGCCCAACTCGATGGGAGGATAACGCCAGTATGA
- a CDS encoding DsrE family protein has product MGDERICRVVFHLDEDDDERVLLLLANVRNLMADIQNVEIEVVAYSKGVSALMRDSEYSDMIGELIDDGVRFAACSNTMKALGITSGDLVDGVDAVSSGVGEIVRKQTDGWAYIRP; this is encoded by the coding sequence ATGGGTGATGAGAGGATTTGCCGTGTGGTCTTCCACCTTGATGAGGATGACGATGAGAGGGTTTTGCTGCTCCTTGCCAATGTGAGGAACCTGATGGCAGACATTCAGAATGTTGAAATTGAGGTTGTGGCATACTCAAAGGGTGTCAGTGCCCTCATGAGGGACTCAGAGTACTCAGATATGATCGGTGAGCTCATTGATGATGGTGTCAGATTCGCTGCCTGTTCCAACACCATGAAGGCGCTGGGTATAACCTCAGGAGACCTTGTTGATGGTGTTGATGCAGTATCATCGGGCGTGGGTGAGATTGTGAGAAAACAGACAGATGGATGGGCCTATATAAGGCCCTGA
- a CDS encoding TMEM175 family protein — protein MKKNRIEGLVDGIFAIAMTLLVLGIEVPEGIITESSMASYLTLLAPRIYIYCLSFLLLGIFWRVNHMQFESLKEVDTGFLWINIFWLMFVAMVPFSTELTGDYSGFVTSNVIFHVNMLMIGLLLSASWFYAYKNGLMDVERDQYLRSLKRNLLMPFAAIVALLMTPFTPEYSSIAYAIMILKRFL, from the coding sequence ATGAAGAAGAACAGAATTGAGGGCCTTGTGGATGGAATATTTGCCATTGCGATGACACTCCTTGTTCTCGGTATTGAGGTGCCAGAGGGGATCATAACAGAGTCCTCAATGGCTTCATACCTCACACTCCTCGCCCCCAGGATCTACATCTACTGCTTAAGCTTCCTCCTCCTCGGGATTTTCTGGCGGGTTAACCACATGCAATTTGAAAGCCTGAAGGAGGTTGACACGGGTTTCCTGTGGATAAATATATTCTGGCTGATGTTCGTGGCCATGGTGCCCTTCTCAACGGAACTCACAGGAGACTATAGTGGATTTGTAACATCCAATGTCATATTCCATGTTAACATGCTGATGATAGGTCTTCTCCTATCTGCAAGCTGGTTCTATGCGTATAAGAATGGGCTCATGGATGTTGAAAGGGACCAGTACCTTAGGTCACTTAAGAGGAACCTCCTGATGCCATTTGCAGCAATTGTGGCACTCCTGATGACACCATTCACACCAGAGTACAGCTCCATTGCCTATGCAATCATGATCCTCAAGAGGTTCCTCTAG
- a CDS encoding sugar phosphate isomerase/epimerase, translating to MRLGFSTLALFMEPMENILEKAEEDGFQLIEILCEGPYWPRRLLEDGAALEVFESFDLEILLHAPTIDLNPGSMNQGVREETEKQMMETVELAARIGATTVTTHPGLVHRREERIRNAALKFAAETLRNCVAHAEDSSVKFSVENMPGRFSYLCNSPRELEEFSEECGSYVTVDVGHANTTGFMEDFLRMERIAHHHLSDNNGERDQHLPLGEGTVDLELLRGIDRGVIELNNYEGVIKSRRLLESFY from the coding sequence ATGAGGCTTGGATTTTCAACCCTGGCACTTTTCATGGAACCAATGGAGAACATCCTGGAGAAAGCAGAGGAGGACGGCTTCCAGCTCATTGAGATACTCTGTGAGGGACCCTACTGGCCCCGGAGGCTCCTTGAAGACGGGGCAGCACTGGAGGTCTTTGAATCCTTTGACCTTGAGATACTCCTCCACGCCCCCACCATAGACCTGAACCCTGGCAGCATGAACCAGGGCGTGAGGGAGGAGACAGAAAAGCAGATGATGGAGACGGTGGAACTCGCAGCAAGGATAGGGGCAACGACCGTAACAACACATCCCGGCCTTGTGCACAGGAGGGAGGAGCGGATAAGAAACGCTGCCCTTAAATTCGCGGCCGAAACACTTAGAAACTGCGTGGCCCATGCAGAGGATTCATCGGTAAAGTTCTCAGTTGAGAACATGCCAGGCAGATTCTCATACCTCTGCAACAGCCCCCGTGAGCTTGAAGAATTCTCAGAGGAATGTGGATCATACGTGACTGTGGATGTGGGCCATGCAAACACCACAGGGTTCATGGAGGATTTCCTCAGGATGGAAAGAATAGCCCACCACCACCTGAGCGACAACAACGGTGAAAGGGACCAGCACCTCCCCCTGGGGGAGGGTACAGTTGACCTTGAACTCCTCCGGGGGATAGACCGCGGGGTTATAGAACTGAATAACTATGAGGGAGTCATAAAAAGCAGGAGACTCCTGGAATCATTTTATTGA
- a CDS encoding PadR family transcriptional regulator, giving the protein MCAENGPHGEGGQFDEKIIKSFMRGFGKTMILWMISREKIHGYEIMRRLEKFYSIKGMHCQEIKPPGPSVIYPILHDLEKKGLIRGSWEMHGEKRVKYYEITPLGNETIERIRDIMKNHISRIWEDFWNDMFPCEREEEE; this is encoded by the coding sequence ATGTGTGCAGAAAATGGCCCCCATGGAGAGGGGGGACAGTTCGATGAGAAGATAATAAAGAGTTTCATGAGGGGATTCGGAAAAACAATGATCCTCTGGATGATAAGCAGGGAAAAAATCCATGGATACGAGATAATGCGAAGACTTGAGAAGTTCTACTCAATCAAGGGGATGCACTGCCAGGAGATCAAACCACCCGGTCCAAGCGTCATCTACCCAATACTCCACGACCTGGAGAAGAAGGGACTCATAAGGGGTTCATGGGAGATGCACGGGGAGAAGAGGGTCAAGTACTACGAGATAACCCCACTGGGCAATGAAACCATAGAGAGGATCCGTGATATAATGAAAAACCACATCTCAAGGATATGGGAGGACTTCTGGAACGACATGTTCCCATGTGAGAGGGAGGAGGAAGAATGA